GAAGGAACATTGCAGAGAGACGGTATAAACTCGTTTGcctaaaattaataaacttttcACTAAAAAGAATGTTAATGAGAAAAGAAGCAGTAACTAATgtgaggacattttttttttggattcttttAATAGTCACGCAGAATAAACAAGTTAAGAGTTCACTGAAGAAAGAAgtgcaagcaaacaaaacagcagagtTATTACATTTTGGTGCAGGCTGTACTTATTGTTACTGTCCAGCAAGGCTGCAGTGTACAGTGTATGGTAAAATGAAAGCGATAGCACAATTTTCCACCGATCCTcacaaatactgaaaaataaaaagaacagaacacTTGATTTTTAAGCTGCCTCTTTACAATATAACTGATGCATGTTGCCTGTGCactatatacataaatacagcaCCTGAGCAGTATCGGTGTCAGTTCTCTCTGTTGTTGGGAACAAAATAAAGAACGTACACCCCATCCTGCTGCACATTCCATGACTGGGAAGACGAAGGGCATCTCATGACTCAGCACAGCACCAAATAAAACCTTTCCTTTTCTGCACCCTGACTTGCTTACTCCTGATATTTTCTGGAAAGCTGTAGTGTGTGCCAGGTAAGATTTAAGAAAACCTTCCTTTACAGAAATATCAAATGACACAAGGGATAatgggaggggaagggaagtcAATGAAAGAGAAACACGTGAATACAGGATTTTCGGCAGAAAAATCCAGACAGTTTTGATACAACTTTTACAGTATAGCTCTACCTGCCACCAGGTGGACTGTggcactgaatgaatgaatgactgcaCAGCAACAAACACGAAAACTACATTAACATATTTCCCATTCTACAGCCTTTCTATAACCTTTCTATGCTATCCTTTGGGGAGAGCAATATTGTCAACTTTGAAACCTTATAAAGTAACAGAGCAGATTTTCACAACAAGTAAAATGTAGCTTTGAATTATATGCAGTACCATGTTTAAGCAAATAACTACCGCATTTACTTGAATATAACTTGTTCTCACGTATACCTCGCACTCCTAATTTTACTTTacgaaaaaagaaattaaaaagtttcGCATATACCTCGCacatgaaaaaagtttaaagctGTAAGCAATAGATAATCAATCAATGTTGTTACagcagtttcagatattttggaatTCGGTTAAAGAGAATCAGCATTTCAACAATTGTTGGCTCGCCTTTGTTGATGAGTCGCCTACCAATGTTGTCCGTTTCACGCTCCGCTTTCAGATCACTTCTCATAAGTCATTCCTGAAGCATTCTTCGTAAAGTATCTCAAGTTTTGGAAATTACCAGTAATTTTTGCTTGAAATGTGGAGAAACGTTCTAGTTAGAGTGCTGGTTTTAAACTCAAAGTTATtgatttcacagaaaaacaggGCAATCGAGCAGCAGGGCGTGAGTTTACAGTGACAGTTTACAGAGTGTTATGTGTGATATTGGCATAAACAGAAACTTGCATTACAAAACACCAATAAGTCAAGAAAAGCATTCCGAGGAACTAAATGTAGAAAGTTTCCTGCATTGGAGGACGAGTTGTTTGAATATGTGTTAGGTTGCGTAAAGAATTTTCTAAAGAATGTGagcaattataaattataatgaatacTGAAGATTTAATTATAAAcgtcaatttaattttttcccgaGAAACTTTAGTTTCAGAAATTCCCGCATGTATCTCGCACCCGGATTTTTTaacttttggggaaaaaagtgaaagttaTATTCAAGTAAATACGGTAATTAATCAGGGTccaataatttacagtattttgggGGAAGTGGTGAAAGCAACAGACAGTATATGAACATAGTGCTAAGGGATCTCATTCAAATTaagtaaaaacaagaaatgttattttcattggAATCCGGTTATCCTCCTTAAAATAAGTGGGTTTCTGTTCTTCCAATCACAGGTGaaggaacagaacaaaaaaaatgatgagCATCTGTGGAGGTTTTGGTGCCCCCCTCATGTGCCACAGACGCTCCTACAGGGAGGGTGATGTGGCCCCCTGCTGACTGTCCCGTGGCACAGCAGGGCACAACACCCCCATTTCTCAGAGCAGCTGCAAGCTTCCGGTCACGTtgttcagcagctcctcctctCCCATCAACGCCAGGACAGTGTGTAATCCAGGCTCCGCCTAAGCAAAGCAAGACACGCTCTGCAGTCGTGTGTTTCTTTAAATGTGTTACATGTCCCCCCGAAATCCTGCAGCTACTCTGCAATACAACTGGGGAATATGTGGCTAGACTGCAGGTACTACTATGAACTGATGTCACCCATTCAACCTTACAggctgtgtgtctctgtcagTATTATATTGCATTGCATGGTCGTTTACAATATTTAGCATTTGGTACAAACAGCTAAACAGTtgagtaagtagcttaacattgcaagtcattttggagaaaagtgtcagctaagtgaataaacgtaattgtaaatacataattttagtttctgtaataataataataataataataattaacacaGTGTCTGATCATgtaaaagacacattttaatttttttttttttacttaatttagctgaagcttttccccaaaataatttactcatttgtacagctgggcaatttttactggagctgctaaggtaccttactcaagtgtactgcaggggcagtgggacttgaacctgcgttcttcaaatgcaaagcagcagtgCTGACACCACGTCACCTGCCTGGAAGGATCAGGCCACCGTATAGCTGACTAACTGCAAGTCCCTGCTGTTGAATGCAGTGGGATCCTACCTGCGTCTGTCCCGCATCCTGCACCAGGTACGTGGGCAGACTGAGGCTCATGGCCAGAGCCTGCAGCTCCAGCAGGTGAGCCGTGTTACTGCCCTGCATCACCACCTTCTTTGACCTGCAAAGCACATCCCAATTATGAACCGATCTGTTGGATTTTTCCTCTCACACAATGCCTTGTCATTCCCATCTCCACCTTGATGGATAACCCTGCTGACCTCTGCGACAGACTGGACTGAATTAACACAGAAAGAGAATGAGCAACAGCAGTTTGAAATGGGCTCCGAGCTGTAGCAGGGTCAACAGACTCGAACAAGTCTATCCTGTCCATCTGCTCAAGAGGTCTCACCCAGTGTGGTCCCACTTCCAAGCCATCTCTCTCCAGCTGTTCTTCTCCTGCAGAACCTGGTAGAGCCCCACAGCAGCATGCCCCACCTGTGTTGCCACCTGCAAGTAGGTATGTTGAGAGCACTTCACACCAGTTTACACTTTGAATCTttcacttcattattattattattattattattattattaagcaaaaAGCCATTCTCTTTCTCAGGTCACTAGAAATTCACACTATACCTTGGATTCTGGTACTATGATTATTCAACTTACAATTTTCTGAAGATACACTTTCCAGAAAAATTACttatctttgtctttttctcaatcatctttttcttctaaaattTCTCTATTGTGGAGCAAAAGCAACCTGTATTTCCAAGGCCAGACATGAAttccttaattcaactcacttccacggtgtttgcAGCTCATGTGGGATGTTCATCAGTTCCAGTGATCAGTAACAAGGTATTGCAGGTGTTTTTGGAATGAATTGCTCTAAAACTGATAACATAATGTGGACTGAATAAAAATCTTATAATAAAGAagccttaaaaataaattttgatttattataGGTATGCCCAAGACTTTTAAAGAActtaacctgtaaataaatgtagggaaatctatattattaagcttttattgactctTTAGATAATTTGAAAGTTACACTAAGAACCTTATGGCATACTTAGTTCAAATTGAACAGGTGGTGTGAAGAGTGCtttgttattttctgtaattttaaatgagct
The window above is part of the Scleropages formosus chromosome 19, fSclFor1.1, whole genome shotgun sequence genome. Proteins encoded here:
- the LOC108939099 gene encoding probable peptidyl-tRNA hydrolase 2; protein product: MEGTEQSDSQEVNAVYLQQLRELDIPEEAAKQALLHTRNVSAEEAAMYYFNKLENEEEGDDDLIFKMVFVVNMDLSMGVGKVATQVGHAAVGLYQVLQEKNSWREMAWKWDHTGSKKVVMQGSNTAHLLELQALAMSLSLPTYLVQDAGQTQAEPGLHTVLALMGEEELLNNVTGSLQLL